The following coding sequences lie in one Lolium perenne isolate Kyuss_39 chromosome 2, Kyuss_2.0, whole genome shotgun sequence genomic window:
- the LOC127335024 gene encoding serine carboxypeptidase-like 7 isoform X1: MARSSRHFPWSLLFPCLCCLLAPVASSPVAVTHLPGFDGPLPFSLETGYVEVDESNGVHLFYYFVESEKDPARDPLVLWMQGGPGCSGLLGLAYEMGPFKFDVEGYRGGLPTLLYRPETWTKLSNIIFIDSPIGAGFSYATSEEGLKSSDTMAVKKLVIFLKKWLHEHPQFLSNPLYVGGESYCGITIPTLALEIDISNKESGDEPLLNLKGYFAGNPSTDARFDVAGNIQFFYGMGMLSDELYETANENCRGNYSDPPNALCAESVQAIANCTKDINWSHVLEPSCNAIRSPKIQQAAAKSGPSGLMVEYSADDDIPFPFKCRGDTLELSNIWANDERVRKSLGVRKGTKGEWITCDHGIPFTRDIMSTIEIHLRLRREGYPALIFSGDHDSGVSFVGTQAWIRSLNLSITDDWRPWYVDGQVAGFTRSFSSNLTYATVKGAGHTTPEYKPKECLAMFTRWISGDPL, translated from the exons ATGGCCAGAAGCAGCCGCCACTTCCCGTGGTCGCTCCTGTTCCCCTGCCTCTGCTGCCTCCTCGCTCCGGTGGCCTCGTCGCCGGTCGCCGTGACGCACCTGCCCGGGTTCGACGGCCCCCTCCCCTTCTCCCTCGAAACCGG GTATGTGGAGGTGGACGAGAGTAATGGCGTCCACCTTTTCTACTACTTCGTCGAGTCCGAGAAGGACCCTGCGAGAGACCCGCTGGTCTTGTGGATGCAGGGCGGACCCGGCTGCTCCGGCCTCTTGGGCCTCGCCTACGAGATGG GCCCCTTCAAGTTCGACGTCGAAGGGTACAGAGGCGGACTCCCCACTTTGCTATACCGACCTGAGACATGGACCAAG CTAAGCAATATAATCTTCATTGATAGCCCCATCGGGGCTGGGTTCTCCTATGCCACTTCAGAGGAAGGCCTCAAATCTAGTGATACTATGGCGGTAAAAAAACTAGTCATCTTCCTGAAAAAG TGGTTACATGAGCACCCCCAGTTCCTCTCGAATCCACTATATGTTGGTGGTGAATCCTATTGTGGTATTACGATACCCACTCTTGCCCTGGAAATCGATATATCAA ACAAAGAATCTGGCGATGAACCCCTTCTTAATCTCAAG GGGTACTTTGCTGGCAACCCTAGTACTGATGCCAGGTTTGATGTGGCCGGGAATATCCAATTTTTCTATGGCATGGGAATGCTATCAGACGAACTGTATGAG ACTGCAAACGAGAACTGCAGAGGAAATTACAGTGATCCACCTAATGCTTTATGTGCCGAGTCCGTGCAAGCTATCGCCAAT TGCACAAAAGATATCAACTGGTCCCACGTCCTGGAGCCCTCATGCAACGCGATACGGAGCCCCAAGATTCAGCAAGCGGCTGCGAAAAGTGGACCAAGTGGGCTCATGGTGGAGTACTCTGCTGACGATGATATCCCATTTCCCTTCAAGTGTAGA GGCGATACCCTCGAACTATCTAATATATGGGCAAATGATGAAAGAGTAAGGAAGAGTCTTGGCGTTCGCAAG GGAACAAAGGGGGAATGGATAACATGCGACCACGGCATACCATTCACTAGAGATATAATGAGTACAATAGAGATTCATTTGAGGCTACGCAGAGAAGGATATCCCGCACTGATATTTAG CGGCGACCATGATAGTGGGGTTTCCTTCGTCGGCACACAAGCATGGATAAGATCTCTTAACCTGTCTATCACAGATGATTGGAGACCATGGTATGTTGATGGTCAAGTTGCTGG ATTCACAAGAAGTTTCTCAAGTAACCTAACATACGCAACCGTGAAG GGCGCTGGACATACTACTCCAGAGTACAAGCCCAAGGAGTGCCTTGCTATGTTTACAAGATGGATTTCGGGTGACCCTCTATGA
- the LOC127335024 gene encoding serine carboxypeptidase-like 7 isoform X2 yields MARSSRHFPWSLLFPCLCCLLAPVASSPVAVTHLPGFDGPLPFSLETGYVEVDESNGVHLFYYFVESEKDPARDPLVLWMQGGPGCSGLLGLAYEMGPFKFDVEGYRGGLPTLLYRPETWTKLSNIIFIDSPIGAGFSYATSEEGLKSSDTMAVKKLVIFLKKWLHEHPQFLSNPLYVGGESYCGITIPTLALEIDISNKESGDEPLLNLKGYFAGNPSTDARFDVAGNIQFFYGMGMLSDELYECTKDINWSHVLEPSCNAIRSPKIQQAAAKSGPSGLMVEYSADDDIPFPFKCRGDTLELSNIWANDERVRKSLGVRKGTKGEWITCDHGIPFTRDIMSTIEIHLRLRREGYPALIFSGDHDSGVSFVGTQAWIRSLNLSITDDWRPWYVDGQVAGFTRSFSSNLTYATVKGAGHTTPEYKPKECLAMFTRWISGDPL; encoded by the exons ATGGCCAGAAGCAGCCGCCACTTCCCGTGGTCGCTCCTGTTCCCCTGCCTCTGCTGCCTCCTCGCTCCGGTGGCCTCGTCGCCGGTCGCCGTGACGCACCTGCCCGGGTTCGACGGCCCCCTCCCCTTCTCCCTCGAAACCGG GTATGTGGAGGTGGACGAGAGTAATGGCGTCCACCTTTTCTACTACTTCGTCGAGTCCGAGAAGGACCCTGCGAGAGACCCGCTGGTCTTGTGGATGCAGGGCGGACCCGGCTGCTCCGGCCTCTTGGGCCTCGCCTACGAGATGG GCCCCTTCAAGTTCGACGTCGAAGGGTACAGAGGCGGACTCCCCACTTTGCTATACCGACCTGAGACATGGACCAAG CTAAGCAATATAATCTTCATTGATAGCCCCATCGGGGCTGGGTTCTCCTATGCCACTTCAGAGGAAGGCCTCAAATCTAGTGATACTATGGCGGTAAAAAAACTAGTCATCTTCCTGAAAAAG TGGTTACATGAGCACCCCCAGTTCCTCTCGAATCCACTATATGTTGGTGGTGAATCCTATTGTGGTATTACGATACCCACTCTTGCCCTGGAAATCGATATATCAA ACAAAGAATCTGGCGATGAACCCCTTCTTAATCTCAAG GGGTACTTTGCTGGCAACCCTAGTACTGATGCCAGGTTTGATGTGGCCGGGAATATCCAATTTTTCTATGGCATGGGAATGCTATCAGACGAACTGTATGAG TGCACAAAAGATATCAACTGGTCCCACGTCCTGGAGCCCTCATGCAACGCGATACGGAGCCCCAAGATTCAGCAAGCGGCTGCGAAAAGTGGACCAAGTGGGCTCATGGTGGAGTACTCTGCTGACGATGATATCCCATTTCCCTTCAAGTGTAGA GGCGATACCCTCGAACTATCTAATATATGGGCAAATGATGAAAGAGTAAGGAAGAGTCTTGGCGTTCGCAAG GGAACAAAGGGGGAATGGATAACATGCGACCACGGCATACCATTCACTAGAGATATAATGAGTACAATAGAGATTCATTTGAGGCTACGCAGAGAAGGATATCCCGCACTGATATTTAG CGGCGACCATGATAGTGGGGTTTCCTTCGTCGGCACACAAGCATGGATAAGATCTCTTAACCTGTCTATCACAGATGATTGGAGACCATGGTATGTTGATGGTCAAGTTGCTGG ATTCACAAGAAGTTTCTCAAGTAACCTAACATACGCAACCGTGAAG GGCGCTGGACATACTACTCCAGAGTACAAGCCCAAGGAGTGCCTTGCTATGTTTACAAGATGGATTTCGGGTGACCCTCTATGA
- the LOC127335024 gene encoding serine carboxypeptidase-like 18 isoform X3 has translation MDLAAICRAESAPPPSCHVSSGARRCRIREEAMAEAFSTGGPFKFDVEGYRGGLPTLLYRPETWTKLSNIIFIDSPIGAGFSYATSEEGLKSSDTMAVKKLVIFLKKWLHEHPQFLSNPLYVGGESYCGITIPTLALEIDISNKESGDEPLLNLKGYFAGNPSTDARFDVAGNIQFFYGMGMLSDELYETANENCRGNYSDPPNALCAESVQAIANCTKDINWSHVLEPSCNAIRSPKIQQAAAKSGPSGLMVEYSADDDIPFPFKCRGDTLELSNIWANDERVRKSLGVRKGTKGEWITCDHGIPFTRDIMSTIEIHLRLRREGYPALIFSGDHDSGVSFVGTQAWIRSLNLSITDDWRPWYVDGQVAGFTRSFSSNLTYATVKGAGHTTPEYKPKECLAMFTRWISGDPL, from the exons ATGGACTTGGCAGCCATCTGCCGGGCGGAAAGTGCGCCGCCCCCGTCTTGCCACGTTTCCTCGGGCGCGCGCCGCTGCAGGATACGGGAGGAGGCAATGGCGGAGGCTTTTTCGACTGGAG GCCCCTTCAAGTTCGACGTCGAAGGGTACAGAGGCGGACTCCCCACTTTGCTATACCGACCTGAGACATGGACCAAG CTAAGCAATATAATCTTCATTGATAGCCCCATCGGGGCTGGGTTCTCCTATGCCACTTCAGAGGAAGGCCTCAAATCTAGTGATACTATGGCGGTAAAAAAACTAGTCATCTTCCTGAAAAAG TGGTTACATGAGCACCCCCAGTTCCTCTCGAATCCACTATATGTTGGTGGTGAATCCTATTGTGGTATTACGATACCCACTCTTGCCCTGGAAATCGATATATCAA ACAAAGAATCTGGCGATGAACCCCTTCTTAATCTCAAG GGGTACTTTGCTGGCAACCCTAGTACTGATGCCAGGTTTGATGTGGCCGGGAATATCCAATTTTTCTATGGCATGGGAATGCTATCAGACGAACTGTATGAG ACTGCAAACGAGAACTGCAGAGGAAATTACAGTGATCCACCTAATGCTTTATGTGCCGAGTCCGTGCAAGCTATCGCCAAT TGCACAAAAGATATCAACTGGTCCCACGTCCTGGAGCCCTCATGCAACGCGATACGGAGCCCCAAGATTCAGCAAGCGGCTGCGAAAAGTGGACCAAGTGGGCTCATGGTGGAGTACTCTGCTGACGATGATATCCCATTTCCCTTCAAGTGTAGA GGCGATACCCTCGAACTATCTAATATATGGGCAAATGATGAAAGAGTAAGGAAGAGTCTTGGCGTTCGCAAG GGAACAAAGGGGGAATGGATAACATGCGACCACGGCATACCATTCACTAGAGATATAATGAGTACAATAGAGATTCATTTGAGGCTACGCAGAGAAGGATATCCCGCACTGATATTTAG CGGCGACCATGATAGTGGGGTTTCCTTCGTCGGCACACAAGCATGGATAAGATCTCTTAACCTGTCTATCACAGATGATTGGAGACCATGGTATGTTGATGGTCAAGTTGCTGG ATTCACAAGAAGTTTCTCAAGTAACCTAACATACGCAACCGTGAAG GGCGCTGGACATACTACTCCAGAGTACAAGCCCAAGGAGTGCCTTGCTATGTTTACAAGATGGATTTCGGGTGACCCTCTATGA